The DNA sequence GGCAAAATAACGACGGAGAGCGGGTGGGGATTGTGCCCCGATCAAAGTCTGTTGATGTGTAGGGTCTAGCGGAAAACCTGCCTGCTCACCTTACCCTTTGCCCCCACGGCAAAACAGGTGCCTTTTACGCACGCAACGGCATGATGTCCGTCGGTATCGAGAGGTTGCCAGGTTTGACCCTGGTCGGCCGAGAGGCTCGTTCCCGATGGGCCAATGGTCAACAGCCGGTCGGCTGGGAGCAGGGCAACGCCTTCTTTCAAACCAGCCGGGTTCGTGGGGCTAACGAGTTGCCAGGTCTGCCCTCCATCGCGGGATATGGCCGCATTGGCACCCGGCTGCTGCTCATGCTTATAATTGCCACCCACGACCATACCCACTTTCGAGCTGAAGAACTGCATCCCGAACAGGCCCGTAGCTTCGGCGGCCGGTAAAGGTGTGGCACTGACAGCCCACGTCTTGCCCCGGTCGGTGGAGCGAAAGACCCGACCTGCGGTTCCCCCGCCGGAGGCAATCCAGACATTTCGTTTTCCCTGCACAGCAAGGCTGGACCCGCTGGCCGCGAAAGCCGCTTCGCCCGGCTGCATAACCGGCAGCGCCGATTCCGGAACGGGCTGCCACGTTTTACCCCCGTCTTCTGTCGTCAGGATGAACCACTTATTGTTTACGGGGTCACTAAACACAATGCCGTGGTCGTTGTCCCAGAAATCCATCCCATCGAAGAAGACGCCCGTTTGCTGCGTTTGATAC is a window from the Spirosoma rigui genome containing:
- a CDS encoding WD40/YVTN/BNR-like repeat-containing protein, translated to MKYTLSLLASLLLATVSAFAQWQPQKIGTSASFRAVSMAGSEVVWIGGTNGTFVRTADGGKTWQTGTVPEASACDFRDVQAIDAQTAFLMSAGPAEKGQARLYKTTDGGQTWSLQYQTQQTGVFFDGMDFWDNDHGIVFSDPVNNKWFILTTEDGGKTWQPVPESALPVMQPGEAAFAASGSSLAVQGKRNVWIASGGGTAGRVFRSTDRGKTWAVSATPLPAAEATGLFGMQFFSSKVGMVVGGNYKHEQQPGANAAISRDGGQTWQLVSPTNPAGLKEGVALLPADRLLTIGPSGTSLSADQGQTWQPLDTDGHHAVACVKGTCFAVGAKGKVSRQVFR